The Pecten maximus chromosome 14, xPecMax1.1, whole genome shotgun sequence genome includes a region encoding these proteins:
- the LOC117341809 gene encoding neuronal acetylcholine receptor subunit alpha-6-like, translated as MYLCNSLVLYACFICYAQCEEKIFSSNISYESVIELQDLLLKNYSKDFRPIQKQAEAIVIQVNWELRSINGFNEVAGELVTSSRFINVWKNEMMQWNTSVYHASYIILNSEKVWNPVLALDNPTGEDDIKSEYKEGTIRCNADGYHFLTVAVQTRTSCEPNMRLYPFDHHNCTLKIYSPEFFIGEMKLIPSVYTKVESLQQDSQWEATDIYAYNDDTVMYSRPAFGISFKRKPEFIIINLLTPIVLLCFLNLAVYILPPQSGERVSFSVTMFLSFSVYMTLISEKMPVTNPVSIFTQYLVCNVGYSAFILFTTVVGLRFHLVQEDEEMMPGCVSKFVRFLSCACSATVKSQYDINKDFPIASNGTMTDVVSRNDVMPPVVSMTNGHSKKDQAVRNMLKKDFGKLIDRICLVVLSSTLVIGNITFVMYFALS; from the coding sequence atgtatctgtgtaacaGTCTAGTTCTTTATgcatgttttatatgttatgcCCAATGTGAGGAAAAAATATTCTCGTCAAATATTTCCTATGAATCTGTTATCGAACTACAAGATTTGTTACTCAAAAATTACAGCAAAGATTTCCGACCCATACAAAAGCAAGCGGAGGCGATTGTGATCCAGGTAAACTGGGAGCTACGCTCCATCAACGGCTTCAACGAAGTGGCAGGAGAACTAGTGACTAGTTCTAGATTCATAAATGTATGGAAGAATGAAATGATGCAATGGAATACGTCAGTGTACCATGCATCTTATATAATTCTGAACAGTGAAAAAGTATGGAATCCGGTTCTGGCTTTAGATAACCCCACTGGAGAAGATGATATTAAGAGCGAATATAAGGAAGGAACTATTCGCTGTAATGCGGATGGTTATCATTTCCTTACTGTTGCTGTACAAACAAGAACGAGTTGTGAACCTAACATGCGATTATATCCATTTGATCATCATAACTGTACTCTCAAAATATACTCACCTGAATTCTTCATAGGAGAAATGAAGCTGATTCCCTCAGTTTATACCAAAGTGGAATCCTTACAGCAAGACTCGCAATGGGAGGCTACAGACATATATGCCTACAATGATGACACTGTGATGTACAGCCGGCCTGCCTTTGGAATTTCTTTCAAAAGAAAACCTGAATTCATCATCATTAATCTGCTGACACCGATTGTCCTGCTATGTTTCCTCAACCTAGCTGTATACATTCTCCCTCCACAGTCCGGAGAGAGAGTGTCGTTCTCTGTCACCATGTTTCTCTCGTTTTCGGTCTACATGACACTTATATCGGAGAAGATGCCTGTAACCAACCCGGTGTCAATCTTCACTCAGTATCTCGTATGTAATGTAGGATATAGTGCCTTTATTCTCTTCACGACTGTAGTTGGACTGAGATTTCATTTAGTACAAGAGGACGAAGAAATGATGCCTGGTTGTGTCTCAAAATTTGTGCGATTTTTATCCTGTGCTTGTTCTGCTACTGTGAAATCGCAGTATGATATAAACAAAGATTTCCCGATTGCATCCAATGGCACAATGACAGATGTTGTAAGTAGAAATGATGTCATGCCTCCCGTAGTATCCATGACCAACGGTCACTCTAAAAAAGACCAAGCTGTTAGGAACATGCTGAAAAAAGACTTCGGCAAACTTATAGACAGAATTTGCTTGGTAGTCTTATCTTCAACGCTTGTAATAGGCAATATTACCTTTGTGATGTACTTTGCTTTGTCGTAA